In Pithys albifrons albifrons isolate INPA30051 chromosome 16, PitAlb_v1, whole genome shotgun sequence, a genomic segment contains:
- the BUD31 gene encoding protein BUD31 homolog, with product MPKVKRSRKPPPDGWELIEPTLDELDQKMREAETEPHEGKRKVESLWPIFRIHHQKTRYIFDLFYKRKAISRELYEYCIKEGYADKNLIAKWKKQGYENLCCLRCIQTRDTNFGTNCICRVPKSKLEVGRIIECTHCGCRGCSG from the exons ATGCCCAAAGTGAAGAGGAGCAGGAAACCTCCCCCGGATGGGTGGGAGCTCATCGAGCCCACGCTGGACGAGCTGGATCAGAAGATGAGAGAAG CGGAGACGGAGCCACACgaggggaagaggaaagtgGAATCCCTGTGGCCCATCTTCAGAATCCACCACCAGAAAACACGTTACATCTTTGATCTCTTCTACAAAAGGAAAGCAATCAGCAGAG AGCTGTATGAGTACTGCATCAAGGAGGGCTATGCTGACAAGAACCTGATTGCCAAGTGGAAGAAACAGGGCTATGAGAACCTGTGCTGCCTGCGCTGCATCCAGACACGGGACACCAACTTCGGAACCAACTGCATCTGCAGGGTCCCCAAAAGCAAGCTGGAGGTG ggcAGGATCATTGAGTGCACTCACTGTGGATGCAGAGGCTGTTCTGGGTGA